One window from the genome of Synechococcus sp. PROS-7-1 encodes:
- a CDS encoding DUF1254 domain-containing protein: MSKPRFGSASESFTRDVCSVLPITSKFSGNSIQQQGDLRMKINRLTLTAAFFAGSIAVLPLQAQESPTYKAKVPEQLLTPDKMESSYLGELRFQDGFPTKETASKVSNFVDISRAVELFINGTPAASMYGMLNGHVKIGLVPNHSVGITEELMNARSLWLTPQTTTPYVHAEVDVKDGPVVIEIGTPVLGFVNDAFFRYVTDLGVVGADKGKGGKYLFVGPDYKGEIPEGYFVSRTSTYRHWALMRIAAKPGATKEAIEAFKKTFKIYPLADANNPKPTGFINLSSKQYNTIHANDASFFDELNEVIQYEPATAWDPELVGQAGAIGIKKGQTFNPDDRMKKILAEASTIANAYARTVVFSPRNEEVYFYPGKRQWYSPLAGGSHEFLNNGERVLDDRLIFYYYATGSTPMMVKPMVGKGSVYAMATTDSNGVPLNGAKTYKVTLPAPIPAKDFWSFMVYDNQTRSILETDQVTGGLDSNSKGVKLNPDGSATVYFGPKAPEGQEGNWVQTMPGKGYNAILRLYGPLEPWFEKSWMPGDFESVN, translated from the coding sequence ATGAGCAAGCCTCGCTTCGGGTCTGCTAGCGAAAGTTTTACTAGGGACGTGTGTTCAGTCCTTCCGATCACATCAAAGTTTTCAGGCAATTCAATTCAACAACAAGGAGATTTGAGAATGAAAATCAATCGACTCACCCTCACTGCAGCATTTTTTGCAGGGTCAATTGCCGTTTTACCCCTCCAAGCGCAGGAGAGCCCAACCTATAAAGCGAAGGTTCCCGAGCAATTGCTAACTCCCGACAAGATGGAGAGCAGCTATCTCGGTGAACTGAGATTTCAAGACGGTTTTCCAACGAAGGAAACTGCCTCCAAAGTGAGCAACTTCGTGGACATCTCCCGGGCGGTTGAACTGTTCATCAATGGAACACCAGCCGCTTCGATGTATGGAATGCTGAACGGGCACGTCAAAATCGGTCTGGTGCCCAACCACTCAGTGGGGATCACTGAAGAGTTGATGAATGCCCGCTCCCTGTGGCTCACGCCACAGACGACCACGCCTTACGTGCATGCGGAAGTTGATGTAAAAGACGGACCCGTGGTGATCGAGATTGGCACACCGGTGCTTGGTTTTGTGAATGATGCTTTCTTCCGTTATGTCACGGACCTGGGGGTGGTTGGCGCCGACAAGGGCAAAGGTGGCAAATACCTTTTCGTAGGTCCTGATTATAAAGGGGAGATCCCCGAAGGATATTTCGTTTCCAGGACATCGACCTACCGTCATTGGGCGTTGATGCGTATTGCCGCCAAGCCAGGTGCAACGAAGGAGGCCATTGAGGCCTTCAAGAAAACCTTCAAGATTTATCCACTTGCTGATGCCAACAATCCGAAGCCGACTGGGTTTATCAATCTCTCCAGTAAGCAATACAACACTATTCATGCCAATGACGCGAGCTTCTTTGATGAGCTCAATGAAGTGATTCAGTATGAGCCCGCGACCGCTTGGGATCCTGAGCTGGTAGGGCAAGCTGGGGCGATTGGCATCAAAAAAGGACAGACGTTCAACCCGGACGATCGGATGAAGAAGATCCTCGCCGAGGCTTCCACCATCGCCAATGCCTATGCCCGGACTGTCGTCTTCAGCCCTCGTAATGAAGAGGTTTACTTTTACCCAGGGAAGCGTCAGTGGTATTCCCCTCTGGCTGGAGGCAGCCATGAGTTTCTCAACAATGGCGAGCGCGTTTTAGATGATCGCCTGATCTTTTACTACTACGCCACGGGCAGCACCCCAATGATGGTGAAGCCGATGGTTGGCAAGGGATCGGTCTATGCGATGGCCACTACTGATAGCAATGGTGTGCCTCTGAATGGAGCGAAGACTTACAAGGTGACGTTGCCAGCGCCGATCCCGGCCAAAGACTTCTGGTCTTTCATGGTCTACGACAATCAGACCCGATCGATCCTCGAGACCGATCAAGTCACCGGTGGGTTAGATAGCAACTCAAAAGGTGTGAAACTGAATCCCGATGGATCTGCGACCGTCTACTTCGGCCCTAAGGCTCCGGAAGGACAAGAAGGGAATTGGGTGCAGACCATGCCCGGAAAGGGATACAACGCGATTCTTCGCCTTTACGGACCGCTTGAACCATGGTTCGAAAAAAGCTGGATGCCAGGCGACTTTGAATCAGTCAACTAG
- a CDS encoding DUF411 domain-containing protein: MNASRFAHLCSAAVRQSLVGAFVVVSLLSASQPLEAHGDVKGDAAMPVNSGATGPQMTVYRSASCGCCTSWGSHIVSAGYRIEDHVTEDMDAVKKARGISPQQASCHTAVVEGYVIEGHVPASAIQRLLTERPNIRGLAVPGMPMGSPGMEVAGVEAERFEVLAIAHDGTTSVFARY; the protein is encoded by the coding sequence ATGAACGCTTCGCGTTTTGCGCATCTGTGTTCAGCTGCCGTGCGACAGAGCTTGGTTGGAGCCTTTGTAGTCGTCTCGCTGCTTTCAGCGAGTCAACCGCTTGAGGCGCATGGTGATGTGAAAGGGGATGCTGCGATGCCCGTCAACAGTGGGGCGACCGGGCCTCAGATGACGGTGTATCGATCGGCGAGTTGCGGTTGCTGTACGTCATGGGGATCCCACATCGTTTCAGCGGGATACCGCATTGAGGACCATGTCACCGAGGACATGGATGCCGTGAAGAAAGCGCGTGGCATCAGCCCACAACAAGCTTCTTGCCATACCGCGGTTGTGGAGGGGTATGTGATCGAAGGGCATGTGCCCGCTTCTGCGATTCAGCGTCTTTTGACAGAACGGCCCAATATCCGAGGTCTGGCAGTTCCAGGGATGCCAATGGGTTCTCCCGGGATGGAGGTGGCTGGCGTCGAGGCTGAACGTTTCGAGGTGCTTGCCATTGCCCATGACGGAACAACCTCCGTCTTCGCGCGTTATTAA
- a CDS encoding DUF3721 domain-containing protein has product MMGWISISFALVAAFVVHPMASHAHSKGIYQSKADAQQRASEIGCNTLHQNNGKWMPCADERKLHRQLRKQ; this is encoded by the coding sequence ATGATGGGATGGATCTCCATCTCATTCGCCCTCGTCGCTGCTTTCGTTGTCCATCCCATGGCCAGCCATGCTCACAGCAAAGGCATCTACCAATCCAAAGCTGACGCGCAACAACGTGCCAGTGAGATTGGTTGCAATACGCTGCATCAGAACAACGGAAAGTGGATGCCCTGCGCAGATGAGCGTAAACTCCACCGCCAACTTCGCAAGCAATGA
- a CDS encoding DUF305 domain-containing protein produces MRRIAFALAAISALPPQVALAQMDHGMHHPAPEKTKEAAPPHSGNHQHHAHGMGPAGSTYDLRFIDGMVEHHTGALRMSEYVFNIGAPGVGALANSIWNEQAREIKAMRQWRKAWYPDAPVYPVALRPNGDPNSMADLVRMSPDVIAAMRMSGTKPTRDNRVQWFLEGMIEHHGGALQMAHEARQNSTNPTVLRLAREIIVAQRKEIIELRKMLQSGGLNKPDYYKFDGLFAL; encoded by the coding sequence ATGCGTCGAATCGCTTTTGCTCTGGCCGCCATCTCGGCACTGCCCCCTCAAGTCGCATTGGCCCAAATGGACCATGGGATGCATCACCCAGCACCTGAAAAAACGAAAGAGGCTGCACCCCCCCATTCCGGCAACCATCAGCACCATGCCCATGGCATGGGACCAGCAGGCAGCACCTACGACCTGCGCTTTATCGATGGCATGGTCGAGCATCACACCGGGGCGTTGCGGATGAGTGAGTACGTCTTCAACATCGGCGCCCCTGGGGTGGGGGCGTTGGCAAACAGCATCTGGAACGAGCAGGCCCGTGAGATCAAGGCGATGCGCCAATGGCGCAAAGCCTGGTATCCGGATGCACCGGTTTATCCCGTGGCATTGCGCCCTAACGGGGACCCCAACTCCATGGCAGATCTGGTGCGCATGAGTCCTGATGTGATTGCCGCGATGCGCATGTCGGGAACGAAGCCAACGCGCGACAACAGGGTGCAGTGGTTCTTAGAGGGAATGATTGAGCACCATGGAGGCGCACTTCAGATGGCCCATGAGGCTCGGCAAAACTCCACCAACCCCACCGTCCTTCGCCTGGCGCGCGAGATCATCGTCGCCCAGCGCAAAGAGATCATCGAACTCCGCAAGATGCTGCAAAGCGGAGGACTGAATAAGCCGGACTACTACAAATTTGATGGCCTTTTCGCGCTGTGA
- a CDS encoding MerR family transcriptional regulator, giving the protein MPKAPGDLLKIGVVSARSNISVKTIRFYCDEGLLLPVSRTDSRYRLFDESVFDDLSLILRLRAMDLPLDLVKKVIQAQRSGICTCSDLKTTMREKLSEIHERLDELKVLETEIKTMLKSWEPCGGA; this is encoded by the coding sequence GTGCCTAAAGCGCCTGGCGATCTACTCAAGATTGGAGTTGTCTCTGCAAGAAGCAACATTTCGGTGAAAACGATTCGTTTTTATTGTGATGAAGGTTTATTGCTGCCAGTATCACGTACCGATTCCAGATATCGATTGTTTGATGAGTCTGTTTTTGACGATCTTAGTCTAATCCTTCGTCTGCGGGCCATGGACTTGCCTCTTGATTTGGTGAAAAAAGTAATTCAGGCACAGCGATCTGGAATCTGTACTTGCAGTGATCTCAAGACCACGATGCGCGAAAAATTAAGCGAGATTCATGAGCGCCTGGATGAATTGAAGGTGCTGGAGACTGAGATCAAAACGATGTTGAAGAGCTGGGAGCCTTGTGGCGGGGCTTGA
- a CDS encoding multicopper oxidase family protein, with protein MISRRSFLALAAGGTAAASVAALRHGCHGWAADPRRSINAAATSPVRSQAGLLELDLVAQETSISIPGTSGRALTYNGLLPGPQLELQPGDAVRIQLHNRLTQPTNLHYHGLHIPPSGAADNVFLRVAPGQRQSCSFSLPDNHPAGLFYYHPHHHGTVADQVFGGLGGALLVRGDLDRIPEVQAAQEEVLVLKDLPAANQRSGSGVMLGREGSILSVNGQVKPELQVAAGGLLRLRLLNASNARFWRLALEGHTMHLIATDGGALEQPLPLQELLLVPGERADVLVQVAPEGGRFRLNNLPYRRLGRPMMGGMGMGMGMGMGMGMGMGRAVSGQEQADVIATVSTNGVVAPQPLPQQLLAVEELPSPLRTRRFVMNHGMAPGMGMAFLINGQSYNHGRIDTRVQLGDTEDWELLNTGVMDHPFHLHVNPMQVISRNGRPEPYRAWRDVVLVRPGETVRVRTRFSDFAGKSVYHCHILDHEELGMMGNILIEA; from the coding sequence GTGATCAGCCGGCGCTCCTTTCTCGCCCTGGCAGCCGGTGGCACTGCAGCAGCCTCAGTCGCGGCTCTGCGCCATGGCTGCCATGGCTGGGCCGCAGATCCACGGAGGAGCATCAACGCGGCGGCGACGTCGCCAGTGCGCTCTCAAGCTGGCCTGCTGGAGCTGGATCTGGTAGCGCAGGAAACGTCCATCAGCATCCCTGGCACATCAGGACGGGCACTCACCTACAACGGCTTACTCCCTGGCCCCCAGCTTGAACTGCAGCCTGGTGATGCGGTGCGGATCCAGCTGCACAACCGCCTGACTCAGCCAACGAATCTGCACTACCACGGCCTGCACATTCCACCCAGCGGAGCAGCCGACAATGTGTTCCTGAGGGTTGCTCCTGGCCAGCGACAGAGCTGCAGCTTCTCCTTGCCGGACAATCACCCGGCGGGCCTCTTCTACTACCACCCCCATCACCATGGAACGGTGGCTGACCAGGTGTTTGGTGGCCTGGGTGGTGCGCTGCTGGTGAGAGGCGATCTCGATCGCATCCCTGAAGTGCAGGCGGCCCAGGAAGAAGTGCTTGTGCTCAAGGATCTTCCAGCCGCCAACCAGCGCTCCGGTTCTGGTGTGATGCTTGGCCGAGAAGGCTCGATTCTGAGCGTGAACGGCCAGGTGAAGCCCGAGCTGCAGGTTGCAGCCGGCGGCTTGCTGCGCCTACGCCTTCTCAACGCCTCCAATGCCCGCTTCTGGCGACTGGCGCTGGAGGGTCACACCATGCATCTGATTGCCACTGATGGTGGTGCACTGGAGCAACCACTGCCGTTGCAGGAGTTGCTGCTGGTGCCCGGCGAGCGTGCCGATGTGTTGGTGCAGGTGGCTCCCGAAGGTGGTCGGTTTCGCTTGAACAACCTCCCCTACAGGCGCCTGGGGCGCCCAATGATGGGCGGCATGGGTATGGGCATGGGTATGGGCATGGGTATGGGTATGGGCATGGGGAGAGCGGTGTCTGGCCAGGAACAAGCTGATGTCATCGCAACGGTGAGCACCAATGGCGTTGTAGCGCCGCAGCCTCTGCCGCAGCAGCTCTTAGCGGTGGAGGAGCTCCCCAGCCCGCTGCGTACGCGCCGATTTGTGATGAATCACGGCATGGCACCAGGCATGGGCATGGCCTTTTTGATCAACGGCCAGAGCTACAACCATGGGCGCATTGACACGCGCGTGCAATTGGGAGACACAGAGGACTGGGAGCTGCTGAACACAGGCGTGATGGATCACCCCTTCCATCTGCATGTGAATCCGATGCAGGTGATCAGCCGCAATGGCAGGCCTGAGCCCTACCGGGCCTGGCGGGATGTGGTGCTGGTGCGCCCTGGCGAAACCGTGCGCGTGCGCACCCGCTTCAGCGACTTTGCTGGCAAGAGCGTGTATCACTGCCACATCCTCGATCACGAGGAGCTCGGCATGATGGGCAACATCTTGATCGAAGCCTGA
- a CDS encoding MauE/DoxX family redox-associated membrane protein yields MAKPELSAVRLYRMETPEHACPWGQRALQLLRAQGIPFEDHPLRSQAEVEAFKHAHGVTTTPQVFAGAERIGGYTELAKRLGVTAETAEVSYAPVIAVFLSALLINLALGGEIRGYMGLAICLLAMLKLMDIAAFAASFRKYDLLTQRWQAWGKLYPAVELLVGLGMLQSAESMGLEAVIGVTAVLLGVMGMVSVGKAVFVDHLALNCACVGGNSRTPLGVVSFAENLIMGLMGLAMLIQPVMALASGGAL; encoded by the coding sequence ATGGCTAAGCCGGAACTCAGCGCTGTGCGTCTCTACAGGATGGAGACGCCCGAGCATGCCTGTCCGTGGGGGCAGCGCGCGCTTCAGCTCCTGCGCGCCCAGGGGATTCCGTTTGAGGATCATCCTCTGCGCAGCCAGGCGGAGGTGGAAGCCTTCAAGCATGCCCACGGTGTGACCACCACGCCGCAGGTGTTTGCCGGCGCGGAGCGCATTGGGGGCTACACCGAGCTGGCGAAACGGCTTGGTGTCACCGCGGAAACAGCAGAGGTGTCCTACGCACCAGTGATCGCTGTGTTCCTGAGCGCTCTGTTGATCAACCTGGCATTAGGGGGCGAAATCCGGGGCTACATGGGCCTGGCGATCTGCCTGTTGGCGATGCTCAAGCTGATGGATATTGCGGCATTCGCTGCAAGCTTCCGCAAATATGACCTGCTCACGCAGCGTTGGCAGGCCTGGGGAAAACTGTATCCCGCTGTTGAGCTATTGGTGGGACTTGGGATGCTGCAATCGGCCGAGAGTATGGGCCTTGAAGCTGTGATTGGCGTGACAGCAGTGCTTCTCGGTGTGATGGGCATGGTCTCCGTCGGCAAAGCCGTGTTCGTCGATCACCTGGCACTGAACTGTGCCTGCGTGGGCGGCAACTCCCGCACACCGCTGGGGGTGGTGAGCTTCGCTGAGAATCTGATCATGGGGCTGATGGGTTTGGCGATGTTGATTCAGCCAGTGATGGCTCTTGCTTCTGGGGGTGCGTTGTGA
- a CDS encoding DUF411 domain-containing protein: protein MPPVAAIPVPAVVSAYRSPSCGCCKGWLDHLRQAGFTVKDYVTSNLASIKQRYGVPPQLQSCHTARIGGYTVEGHIPVSAIQRLLKERPQVAGIAVPGMPLGSPGMESPFKTESYTVFTFTESGRTQAFQTVEGDG, encoded by the coding sequence ATGCCTCCAGTCGCCGCCATACCTGTGCCTGCGGTGGTTTCCGCCTATCGCTCCCCAAGCTGTGGCTGCTGCAAAGGCTGGCTGGACCACCTCAGGCAAGCCGGCTTCACAGTGAAGGACTACGTGACGAGCAACCTTGCGAGCATCAAGCAGCGCTACGGCGTTCCACCTCAGCTGCAGTCCTGTCACACCGCCCGGATTGGGGGTTACACGGTTGAGGGTCATATTCCAGTGTCGGCGATTCAGCGGCTGCTGAAGGAACGCCCACAGGTGGCCGGAATTGCCGTACCCGGTATGCCGCTCGGTTCGCCCGGCATGGAATCACCGTTCAAGACAGAGAGCTACACGGTGTTCACCTTCACCGAATCCGGCCGGACCCAAGCCTTCCAGACGGTGGAGGGTGATGGCTAA
- a CDS encoding cell wall metabolism sensor histidine kinase WalK gives MTIQTPAHRLLFQARLRLAGLSLLVMGALLYGAGFAMGRLLLQSQDSAIRRELQALAGTLHDSLKPDLLPQAARPTPALVSVLPGLCIAGEPCKAPDSLVERHAISATDSDRYKLRVLDPNGALLASSPGAPILLPPAADQGWQLTQEPAGRRWLTYSIHLHHSNSNREPVWGFLQISHSLNDLDREAQQLVWLGHAVFLVALLAMGAASWWLAGLAMAPLLEAYQRQEQFSADVAHELRTPLANLMAVVETGRWDRVLAQGRRLQNLIGDLLLLASLERPCEREPATVCDLAEITADVMEDFSETAAAAQVSLIHTSWMSSAKVLGAETELSRLVINLLSNAMQHSPAGGAIDVSLKHQGRHFQLSITDNGPGIAEEMQGRIFDRFTRLDPSRSRLQGGSGLGLAIAQAIAVRHRAAIQVHSRTGCGSCFSLEIPAAEPPH, from the coding sequence ATGACCATCCAAACGCCAGCGCATCGCCTGTTATTTCAAGCTCGATTGAGACTGGCGGGACTCTCCTTGCTGGTGATGGGTGCACTCCTTTACGGCGCGGGGTTCGCGATGGGACGGCTGTTGCTGCAGAGCCAGGACAGCGCCATCCGGCGTGAACTGCAAGCTCTTGCCGGCACCCTGCACGACAGTCTCAAGCCTGACCTGCTGCCGCAGGCGGCCCGGCCCACGCCCGCACTTGTTTCGGTTCTACCGGGCCTCTGTATTGCAGGAGAGCCTTGCAAGGCACCGGATTCATTGGTTGAACGCCATGCCATCAGTGCCACCGATTCCGACCGCTACAAGCTGCGTGTTCTCGATCCCAACGGTGCTCTGCTGGCCAGCTCCCCCGGGGCTCCGATCCTGCTCCCGCCAGCGGCTGATCAAGGTTGGCAGCTCACGCAAGAACCCGCTGGCCGGCGCTGGCTCACCTACTCCATTCATCTGCATCACTCCAACAGCAACAGAGAACCCGTCTGGGGATTCCTTCAGATTTCACACAGCCTGAACGATCTGGACCGGGAAGCACAACAGCTGGTGTGGTTGGGACATGCTGTCTTCCTCGTTGCGCTGCTGGCCATGGGCGCTGCCAGCTGGTGGCTGGCTGGATTGGCGATGGCACCATTACTGGAGGCCTATCAGCGACAGGAGCAGTTCAGCGCCGATGTGGCCCACGAATTACGCACCCCGCTGGCCAACTTGATGGCAGTGGTGGAGACAGGACGCTGGGATCGGGTGCTGGCCCAGGGCCGGCGCCTGCAGAACCTGATCGGCGACCTGTTGTTGCTCGCCAGCCTTGAACGACCCTGCGAGCGGGAGCCGGCAACGGTGTGTGATCTCGCCGAGATCACGGCCGATGTGATGGAGGATTTTTCAGAGACAGCTGCGGCTGCTCAGGTGAGCCTGATTCACACGTCATGGATGTCCAGTGCCAAGGTGCTTGGGGCGGAGACAGAACTCAGCCGGCTTGTGATCAATCTGCTGAGCAACGCGATGCAGCACAGCCCAGCAGGTGGCGCGATCGACGTCTCCCTGAAGCACCAGGGTCGCCATTTCCAGCTTTCAATCACCGACAACGGACCTGGCATCGCTGAGGAGATGCAGGGCCGAATCTTTGATCGCTTCACGCGACTGGATCCGTCTCGCTCACGCCTCCAGGGTGGCAGTGGGCTGGGGCTGGCCATCGCGCAAGCCATCGCCGTCCGCCATCGCGCAGCAATCCAGGTGCACTCCAGGACTGGATGCGGCAGCTGCTTCTCCCTGGAGATTCCGGCGGCTGAGCCACCCCATTGA
- the rppA gene encoding two-component system response regulator RppA has translation MPMRILLVEDEMDLARSIQAVLEGQGHVVDHCVSGQDGWVLLGSDQAHYDLGILDWMLPELSGLDLCRRTRSRGLALPLLLLTARNETADRVEGLDAGADDYLSKPFAMEELLARVRALQRRQPSYRAPLLEAGCFRLDLAAGQLLVATAAAEVCIELSTKEQQLMSYFLEHPGEVISGSRLRNQLWNLQQDPISNVVAAQVRLLRRKLASHGLASPIETIPSKGYRLNPHAAVLL, from the coding sequence ATGCCCATGCGGATCCTGTTGGTGGAGGACGAGATGGATCTAGCGCGATCCATCCAGGCAGTCCTGGAGGGCCAGGGCCATGTGGTGGATCACTGCGTCAGCGGTCAGGACGGCTGGGTGCTTCTGGGGAGTGATCAGGCCCACTACGACCTGGGAATTCTTGATTGGATGCTCCCGGAGCTCAGCGGCCTCGATCTGTGCAGGCGAACGCGATCGCGGGGCCTGGCGCTACCGCTCTTGCTGCTCACGGCCCGTAACGAAACAGCCGACCGGGTTGAGGGCCTGGATGCCGGCGCGGACGACTATCTGAGCAAGCCCTTCGCGATGGAGGAGCTGCTCGCACGGGTACGGGCGTTGCAGCGGCGACAGCCCAGCTATCGGGCGCCGCTCCTGGAAGCCGGTTGCTTCCGGCTGGATCTCGCCGCGGGGCAGTTGCTCGTGGCAACAGCCGCAGCTGAGGTTTGCATTGAGCTCTCCACGAAAGAGCAGCAACTGATGAGCTATTTCCTGGAACACCCCGGTGAGGTGATTTCCGGCTCACGCTTGCGCAACCAACTGTGGAATCTGCAGCAGGATCCCATCAGCAATGTTGTTGCCGCCCAGGTGCGATTGCTGCGGCGCAAGCTTGCTTCTCATGGGCTTGCTTCTCCGATTGAAACCATACCGAGTAAGGGGTATCGGCTGAACCCGCATGCTGCGGTGTTGCTGTGA
- a CDS encoding efflux RND transporter periplasmic adaptor subunit yields the protein MNLSLNHLTHHLRQPGVLLPLAISASLLVGIGVGRQSSRPVSAPSVAAMDRADANGSVALSEDQLRRLGLTTVRPELSSGTERPITGFVEAATSSRSSVGMPVAGRVLRLMVSPGTRVRAGEPIAEVQSADAAAVRADADAAQATAHSLAYLYRLAEPMARQGALSTQELESRRIASVTAATTARAAAAKASALGKPDDSGRLLIRSPIAGQVTAVSTSPGAVLSVGEDVAQISDVTGGELRFLVSPGLATNIRTGQLLRVRAGAQTLQARVIAVAPDAQTAGRVMLLRAQPIDAQLPPIGTAITAFVQIPSSEQRFIVPQDSIALINGSPVVFRYQRGAVEQVAVVVAQQTAGQAEILQGVRQGDVLLRGNTQMLRNALDASKDSSQN from the coding sequence ATGAACCTGAGCCTTAACCACCTCACGCATCACCTGCGCCAACCCGGCGTGCTTCTTCCTCTGGCGATCTCCGCATCTCTGCTGGTTGGAATCGGTGTGGGTCGCCAGAGCAGCCGGCCGGTCTCTGCGCCATCGGTTGCGGCGATGGACCGTGCGGATGCCAATGGCAGCGTGGCTCTCAGCGAAGACCAGCTTCGGCGATTGGGATTGACCACTGTTCGCCCCGAACTGAGCTCGGGCACGGAACGTCCGATCACTGGTTTTGTTGAAGCAGCAACATCGTCGCGCTCAAGCGTGGGGATGCCTGTGGCGGGACGTGTTTTACGTCTGATGGTGTCACCGGGCACCCGTGTTCGTGCTGGCGAACCGATCGCAGAAGTCCAAAGCGCTGATGCGGCTGCTGTACGCGCCGATGCCGATGCAGCGCAGGCCACGGCGCACTCGCTCGCATACCTGTACCGCCTTGCCGAACCCATGGCACGGCAAGGTGCACTCTCGACCCAGGAGCTGGAAAGCCGCCGCATCGCCAGCGTTACAGCCGCGACGACAGCCAGGGCAGCCGCTGCCAAGGCTTCAGCGCTAGGGAAGCCTGATGATTCAGGGCGTCTGTTGATTCGCAGTCCAATTGCCGGTCAGGTCACTGCTGTGAGCACCTCACCCGGTGCCGTCCTGTCTGTGGGGGAAGACGTGGCCCAGATCAGTGATGTCACAGGGGGTGAGCTTCGCTTCCTCGTGTCACCGGGACTCGCCACGAACATCAGGACCGGACAGCTGCTGCGCGTTCGAGCGGGAGCTCAGACGCTGCAGGCACGGGTGATCGCTGTGGCACCTGATGCGCAAACCGCCGGGCGCGTGATGCTGCTCCGCGCGCAACCTATTGATGCTCAACTCCCACCGATCGGAACAGCTATCACGGCCTTTGTGCAGATCCCATCCTCCGAGCAACGGTTCATTGTTCCGCAGGATTCCATTGCCCTGATCAATGGATCACCGGTGGTCTTTCGCTATCAACGGGGGGCTGTGGAACAGGTTGCTGTGGTGGTGGCCCAGCAAACGGCGGGGCAAGCGGAAATCCTTCAGGGTGTTCGTCAAGGTGATGTGCTCCTGAGAGGCAACACGCAGATGTTGCGCAACGCACTGGATGCTTCCAAGGACAGCAGCCAGAACTGA
- a CDS encoding MerR family DNA-binding protein — MDLPLATVGTVLGARRSGNCTCNDLQATIRGKLTEIQQRVHELQSLEAELNTMLNTWERCGGR, encoded by the coding sequence ATGGATCTACCGCTGGCGACGGTTGGCACTGTGCTGGGTGCACGGCGATCCGGGAATTGCACCTGCAACGATCTCCAGGCCACGATCCGCGGCAAGCTCACCGAGATTCAGCAGCGCGTCCACGAACTACAGAGCCTGGAAGCCGAACTCAACACGATGCTGAACACCTGGGAGCGCTGCGGCGGCCGTTGA